The window AGCTTATCCTGTCTGTTCAATTCCTGGATGGCGCCGACGGTTTGAGGGAAAAGGTTGTGGCAATTGTTGCAATCTTTAAAAGCCGCCTGATGACGGTGGTGAGGAAAAGGAACATCCCCGAGACTTCCGCCGAACAAAACCATTTCCTTTGCCCCATTCTTACCTTCGGCAGCACCCATCGCAATGCCCGTTGCCAAGACAATCAACAGCACAAAGAGAATCATTTTTTTTGTGAACGATTGCATAAATCTAAAAGCCTTTCATTATTAAACGGTCTCTATCCTCAATGCTATGACCAATGAAACGGCCCAACCCCGTGAGCGTTTCGCAGGCAGTCCGTCACCGACAATCAAACGGCTTTGACCCATCGATGCAGCTCGTCAGACAACCCGGTAAAGGGCCCTAAACGATCGGCCGTAATTTCGGACTTGTTTGGGCATTACGTGATACTGCCTGACAAGGGAAACCCTATATGGGTTGATAAACCGATTTAAAATTGTGTGGAGAATCCGTTCTTTTTTAGCCGGATTGCCCTTCCAGCGTACACTGGCTAAAGTCTATTTTTTTCCCGCATTTTCCACAGACATGCTCACGGTTGAACTCATCCGAAAATATTTCTTTTTCTGCTCCACACTCCGGACACCGGCATGTAAAAGTCTTGAGATTTTTGAAATCTTGAAATCCTGGACAATGTTGAGGGGTCGACATAATCTCCTCCAAATATAAAAAGTTTAGCTTTTTGATAATCGAATCAGGGATTTAATTTTTTTGCGATTTCACGCCCGTAATCTTGTGCCATCTGGACGCCTCCGCCGATTGAGCTGGACTTTAGGCGCAATGCACTGCTGACCATATCCATCTTTAAAATGTGTTTCATCGTATCAAAAATGCGATCAGGGGCTTCACCGCTCCAGCCAAAAGCGCCAAACGCCCCGCCGACCTTTCCTTGAAGTCCTGCTTTTTCCGCTATAAATAGGAGCTTCTTCATCCCTTCCATCATGTCACCATGGTAAGTTGCCGATCCAAAAACAAAGGCATCATAGCCTTTTAAATCCACTTCGGTTTTTATGTTGTTTGCATTGACGACAGTAGCGCCGACATTAGCGATCCTTAACCCTTCGGCAATCAATTCGCCAATCTGACGTGTTTCCCCGGTCCTGGTCGCACACGCGATAAGAACTTTCGCCATCGCAGCACCTCCCTAAAAAACGTATAACATCTTTATACACGATTAATGATCACCCTAAATATCACGCGTCCGCTATCCGATTCTCTTGTCAACACCCTCTGCCGTACAGTCCGGCGTATAGCAGGTATTATCAATAAACTCAAATTTTTCCTTGCAGGATGGGCATTGTTCAGGCGGCGCCTCGGCATTCAGTGTGTAACCGCAATTTTTGCATTTCCAGATGGTCATCATATGCCTCCTTGCTACCGAAATTACTAACAATAGCGTTTTTTCGGGGGACGTACAAAATTCCCGCAATTGACGATGATTCCCCCAGTTCTGACCGAATATTTATAAAAACAATTCCGTGGTGTTCAGCCGAACTGCAGATGCCTGTGTCTTCTCCGATGTGCAATAATTTAGCAGAAAATCGCAGTCCGCAGACATCCGCAGACAGGGAGCTCTACCGGATTCAACACAAATAATTTATGGAGGCATAGAAGCCATCCATATGGGCCGGTCGGATATAAACCCGCTCGACCTTACACTTTCCAGAGCCCATGTAGGTTACAATATTCACGGGCAGCAACCTTCTGGGCGCTAATTTTAAAAGTTGCCTCAGGGGCCTCTCCGGGATTTAAAAACTGACGATAAGCCTTGCCGTCGGCAATTATCTCGATCCATTCAATGAAGTGTTTCGCTTCCATGGGGTGGGCAACACTGCCAACCTTGACTTTTACGCCGCCATCGACTTTTTCAATGACAGGAACATGCTTTTCTTTAGCGGCATCAACGGTATTTTCAACCATCAACTTCATCGGTTCGCCGCAGCATACCAGCTCACCCCCGCCGCCATGGAGAACTTCCACGATATTTCCGCATGCTTCACATTTATAAACTTCTAATTTTTCAGCCATTTTTTACTCCTTTCATGCTAAAATAATTTGATTGATGTAGCGTCGCTCCAAATACAATTCAATGAAATGATTGCGGTTTCGAATATTCAGCTCTTTTTCAAAGCAAATCATCCGAACCGATCAGACCACCCTAATAATTTTCACCAAGCAGCTCAAAGTGCGCCTGAGGATGATCGCATGCCGGGCACTCTGTTGGCGCCTCAGTTTCCTCATGCAGATAGCCGCAATTTCGGCAGCGCCAGACAACCTTTTTGGCTCTTTTAAAAACCCGAGCGGATTCAATATTGGCAGCAAGGGCAAGATATCTTTTCTCGTGCTGCTTTTCAGCAACCGCAATCGCTTCCATTACCCCAGCGATTTCCTCGAAGCCCTCTTTACGGGCTATTTGCGCAAATCCCGGATACATTTCTGTATGTTCATGATTTTCCCCTGCAGCCGCGTCTTTTAAATTTTGAAGGGTAGATCCGATGATCCCGGCCGGAAAGGTTGCATTTAATTCAACATCACCGCCTTCAAGAAACTTGAATAGCCTCTTGGCATGTTCTTTTTCCTGGTTTGCAGTCTCTTCAAATATGGCTGACATTTGAACATATCCTTCTTTCTTGGCCTGGCTGGCGAAATACGTATACCGATTCCGTGCCTGTGATTCACCGGCAAACGCCGCTAAGATATTTTTTTCAGTCTTTGATCCTTTCAATTTCCCCATGTTT is drawn from Desulfobacterales bacterium and contains these coding sequences:
- a CDS encoding rubrerythrin family protein, translated to MGKLKGSKTEKNILAAFAGESQARNRYTYFASQAKKEGYVQMSAIFEETANQEKEHAKRLFKFLEGGDVELNATFPAGIIGSTLQNLKDAAAGENHEHTEMYPGFAQIARKEGFEEIAGVMEAIAVAEKQHEKRYLALAANIESARVFKRAKKVVWRCRNCGYLHEETEAPTECPACDHPQAHFELLGENY
- a CDS encoding cytochrome c3 family protein — translated: MQSFTKKMILFVLLIVLATGIAMGAAEGKNGAKEMVLFGGSLGDVPFPHHRHQAAFKDCNNCHNLFPQTVGAIQELNRQDKLKKKEVMNQCTKCHKELASTDKKGGPVKCKECHQKK
- a CDS encoding flavodoxin domain-containing protein — protein: MAKVLIACATRTGETRQIGELIAEGLRIANVGATVVNANNIKTEVDLKGYDAFVFGSATYHGDMMEGMKKLLFIAEKAGLQGKVGGAFGAFGWSGEAPDRIFDTMKHILKMDMVSSALRLKSSSIGGGVQMAQDYGREIAKKLNP
- a CDS encoding desulfoferrodoxin, which translates into the protein MAEKLEVYKCEACGNIVEVLHGGGGELVCCGEPMKLMVENTVDAAKEKHVPVIEKVDGGVKVKVGSVAHPMEAKHFIEWIEIIADGKAYRQFLNPGEAPEATFKISAQKVAAREYCNLHGLWKV